In one window of Pseudodesulfovibrio sediminis DNA:
- the htpG gene encoding molecular chaperone HtpG — MGKKTTHKFKAEVSQLLDILVHSLYTNKEIFLRELVSNASDALEKVRFKAQSDGADDIAPEIRISADPETKTVTITDTGIGMTRDELMRNIGTIAHSGTAELARLAEEGKESLDALIGRFGVGFYSVYMVADEVSVTTRSIEEDAKTMVWTSDGRTDYKLQELDDDRPHGTEIVVSLKEDLADQFTNEAHLKTIINKHSNFISFPILVGDKRVNTIQALWREPKFQITSEQYAEFYKFLTYDSEDPFDTLHTSVDAPVQFNALMFVPPSGDDPFGMGRENRGLDLYVRRVLIEKQNKNLLPEYLGFMKGVVDTEDLPLNISRETLQDNILMRKISSTLVKQVYNHLEKLSKDDADRYNEFWRIHGELFKAGYMDFLNKDKFGKLVRFNSSASDDAKGLTSFAEYISRAREEQKEIYYAYGPSREALGLSPHLEVFRKKGIEVLYLFEPIDEFVMDSLREFDGYTLVAAEHADVSKLDQFESLEKEEKPEALNEEQQSTLDKLIARFKDVLGESVTEVKASSRLSESPVCLANPDGQFTSSMDKIMRVMHKDHSIPAKVLEVNPDHPLVRNMLTILEKDENDPFIDQAANQLFESALLLEGYLTDPHALVGRVQDLLTKSSGWYVETNK, encoded by the coding sequence ATGGGTAAAAAAACCACCCACAAGTTCAAGGCTGAAGTCAGCCAGTTGCTCGATATCCTGGTCCATTCCCTGTATACCAACAAAGAAATTTTCCTGCGCGAGCTCGTTTCCAACGCATCCGATGCACTGGAAAAGGTCCGCTTCAAGGCACAGAGTGACGGTGCGGACGACATCGCCCCGGAGATCCGTATCTCTGCAGATCCCGAAACCAAGACCGTGACCATCACCGACACCGGCATCGGCATGACCCGCGACGAGCTCATGCGCAACATCGGCACCATCGCCCATTCCGGCACGGCCGAGCTGGCCCGTCTGGCCGAAGAAGGCAAGGAATCCCTCGACGCCCTTATCGGTCGCTTCGGCGTCGGGTTCTATTCCGTCTACATGGTGGCGGACGAAGTTTCCGTAACCACCCGCAGTATCGAGGAAGACGCCAAGACCATGGTCTGGACCTCTGACGGGCGCACGGACTACAAGCTGCAGGAGCTAGACGACGACCGGCCCCATGGCACTGAGATCGTGGTCTCCCTCAAGGAAGATCTGGCCGACCAGTTCACCAACGAGGCGCACCTCAAGACCATCATCAACAAGCACTCCAATTTTATCAGCTTCCCCATTCTGGTGGGCGACAAGCGCGTCAACACCATTCAGGCCCTGTGGCGCGAACCCAAGTTCCAGATCACGTCCGAACAGTACGCCGAGTTCTACAAGTTCCTGACCTACGACTCCGAGGACCCGTTTGACACCCTGCACACCTCGGTGGACGCGCCGGTCCAGTTCAATGCCCTCATGTTCGTTCCGCCGTCCGGGGATGATCCCTTTGGCATGGGTCGCGAAAACCGGGGCCTTGACCTGTACGTGCGCCGCGTGCTCATCGAAAAACAGAACAAGAACCTGCTCCCCGAATATCTCGGCTTCATGAAGGGCGTGGTCGACACTGAAGACCTGCCCCTGAATATTTCCCGCGAGACCCTGCAGGACAACATCCTCATGCGCAAGATCAGCTCCACGCTGGTCAAACAGGTCTATAACCACCTCGAAAAGCTCTCCAAGGATGATGCGGATCGCTATAACGAATTCTGGCGCATCCACGGCGAACTGTTCAAGGCAGGCTACATGGACTTCCTGAACAAGGACAAGTTCGGCAAGCTGGTGCGTTTCAACTCCTCGGCATCCGACGACGCCAAAGGGTTGACCTCCTTTGCCGAGTATATCTCCCGCGCCAGGGAAGAGCAGAAGGAAATCTACTACGCATACGGTCCGAGCCGCGAAGCGCTCGGCCTGTCCCCGCACCTCGAAGTCTTCCGCAAGAAAGGCATCGAAGTGCTCTACCTCTTCGAGCCCATCGACGAATTCGTCATGGACTCCCTGCGCGAATTCGACGGCTACACGCTGGTTGCAGCGGAACACGCCGATGTCTCCAAGCTCGACCAGTTCGAGTCCCTGGAAAAAGAGGAGAAGCCCGAAGCCCTCAATGAAGAGCAGCAGTCCACGCTGGACAAACTCATTGCCCGCTTCAAGGACGTGCTCGGCGAATCCGTCACCGAGGTCAAGGCTTCCTCGCGGTTGTCCGAATCCCCGGTCTGCCTGGCCAACCCGGACGGACAGTTCACCTCTTCCATGGACAAGATCATGCGTGTCATGCACAAGGATCACTCCATCCCCGCCAAAGTGCTGGAGGTCAACCCCGACCATCCGCTCGTCCGCAACATGCTGACCATTCTGGAGAAAGACGAAAACGATCCGTTTATCGATCAGGCCGCAAACCAGCTCTTCGAGTCCGCCCTGCTGCTTGAAGGTTACCTCACCGACCCCCACGCCCTGGTGGGCCGGGTGCAGGACCTGCTGACCAAATCCAGCGGCTGGTACGTGGAAACCAACAAATAA
- a CDS encoding PhoH family protein, producing the protein MAQKHFVLDTNVLIENPKCITALRNGVENQVYIPYTVLTELDGLKKDPRIGHIVSQAVRAILQDEHVHIFPPDFALTLTDDVMDDRILKEILHMGHEDAALITNDRILKIKAGCYGIPCEEYRDSDPFRSESQRYTGFVDEQDDPVHNCFKWENGTPVFHGPNGPKEIGYTNEIWGVKPRSVYQNLAFELMLCEGIDLVSIQSEAGYGKTFLSLAAALYLMLERKDNPYRKIYLVKPVVEIGAKMGYLPGDIEEKMLPYIKYVQDLLIKLHDIRPANRVFADVTNDSFKFNPKKFEIQPVAFLRGMNIENAVVIVDEMQNLSRGETRALLTRMGEGVKCICLGDTRQVDNPYLNESNNGLNWTVRKLKGYKNYAHMVLKGDRSRGPITDIVLKSKL; encoded by the coding sequence ATGGCCCAGAAGCACTTTGTCCTCGACACCAACGTCCTCATTGAAAACCCGAAATGTATCACTGCCCTGAGAAACGGGGTGGAAAACCAGGTATATATTCCATATACCGTCCTGACAGAACTCGACGGCCTCAAAAAAGACCCGCGCATAGGACACATCGTATCCCAGGCTGTGCGCGCCATCCTGCAAGACGAACACGTCCACATCTTCCCGCCCGATTTCGCGCTTACCCTCACGGATGACGTGATGGATGATCGCATCCTGAAAGAGATTCTCCACATGGGGCATGAAGATGCGGCGCTCATCACCAATGACCGCATCCTCAAGATCAAGGCCGGATGCTATGGCATTCCGTGCGAGGAATATCGGGACTCCGACCCGTTCCGGTCCGAGTCCCAACGCTATACCGGCTTTGTGGACGAGCAGGATGATCCGGTACACAACTGCTTCAAATGGGAAAACGGCACTCCGGTTTTCCATGGTCCCAACGGACCGAAAGAAATCGGTTACACCAACGAGATATGGGGCGTTAAACCAAGAAGCGTCTACCAGAACCTCGCCTTTGAGCTGATGCTCTGCGAGGGCATTGACCTCGTGTCCATTCAGTCCGAGGCGGGATACGGAAAGACCTTCCTCTCCCTGGCCGCCGCGCTCTATCTGATGCTGGAACGCAAGGACAACCCCTACCGCAAAATCTATCTGGTCAAGCCGGTGGTGGAGATCGGAGCCAAGATGGGCTACCTGCCCGGCGATATCGAGGAGAAAATGCTGCCTTACATCAAGTATGTGCAGGACCTCCTCATCAAGCTGCATGATATCAGGCCAGCCAATCGGGTCTTCGCGGATGTGACCAACGATTCATTCAAATTCAATCCGAAAAAATTCGAGATTCAACCCGTGGCCTTTCTACGCGGCATGAACATCGAGAATGCCGTGGTCATCGTGGATGAAATGCAGAACCTGTCTCGCGGTGAAACCCGCGCCCTGCTTACCCGCATGGGCGAAGGCGTCAAATGTATCTGTCTGGGCGACACGCGTCAGGTGGATAATCCATACCTCAACGAGTCAAATAACGGTCTGAACTGGACAGTACGCAAGCTCAAGGGCTATAAGAATTATGCGCACATGGTTCTCAAGGGCGACCGCTCTCGCGGTCCCATTACGGACATCGTGCTCAAATCCAAACTGTAA
- the dgt gene encoding dGTP triphosphohydrolase, producing the protein MASDVLRMDWSRLLETSRYGRNDGNTGIRSPFQKDIDRIIFSDHFRRLARKTQVHPLNENDHIHSRLTHSLEVASVGKSLGELIGVYLEEKGELPEALQPTDVGEAVQAACLAHDIGNPPFGHSGEEAIKDWFKSKHDIFRHIGPEYEADFTRFDGNAMAVRILLSTGFQRIGMSPTYAVIGALLKYPWPSFKAAKDKFSYFQTEAEAMEKVADTLGLIRLDGRYSRPPLAYLTEAADDICYRIIDIEDGTEMGILDEQFMYDRFARALGLDSSGRYAWLPEAHFRQRNSVLRAKLISEATQEAAALFEVYYDEIMTGTFDVKSSLMEKSVTGICRTIHDVYEQTKGTLFLSRRKATLELGAQNALGRLLDQTMADVDKFCHARQSGLNDKIKALIGPEAMDDISGEDSHCQYKVMMTIVDYISGMTDHYATNLCRKLLGLGY; encoded by the coding sequence ATGGCCTCCGATGTGTTGCGTATGGACTGGTCCAGGTTGCTTGAGACATCCCGGTATGGTCGGAACGATGGAAATACGGGGATTCGCAGCCCGTTTCAGAAAGATATCGACCGTATCATTTTCAGTGACCATTTTCGGCGGCTGGCCCGCAAGACACAGGTGCATCCTCTCAATGAGAATGACCACATCCATTCACGTTTGACGCACAGCCTGGAAGTCGCTTCGGTGGGCAAGAGTCTGGGCGAGCTGATCGGAGTCTATCTGGAGGAAAAGGGCGAATTGCCAGAGGCGTTGCAGCCGACGGACGTGGGCGAAGCGGTGCAGGCCGCCTGTCTGGCGCATGATATTGGCAACCCGCCGTTCGGGCATAGCGGCGAAGAGGCCATCAAGGACTGGTTCAAGTCCAAACACGACATCTTTCGGCATATCGGGCCGGAGTACGAGGCTGATTTCACGCGGTTCGATGGCAATGCCATGGCCGTGCGGATTCTGCTCAGCACCGGATTTCAGCGGATCGGCATGAGCCCCACCTATGCAGTGATCGGTGCGTTGCTCAAATATCCCTGGCCTTCGTTCAAGGCCGCAAAGGACAAGTTCAGCTATTTTCAGACCGAGGCCGAGGCCATGGAGAAGGTGGCGGACACGCTCGGCCTGATTCGCCTTGACGGTCGGTACTCGCGCCCGCCGTTGGCCTACCTGACCGAAGCCGCCGATGACATCTGCTATCGCATCATCGACATCGAGGACGGCACCGAGATGGGGATTCTGGACGAGCAGTTCATGTATGATCGTTTTGCCAGGGCGCTCGGCCTGGATTCCAGTGGACGCTATGCGTGGCTCCCGGAGGCCCATTTCAGGCAGCGGAACAGCGTGCTCCGGGCCAAACTCATCAGTGAAGCCACCCAGGAGGCCGCGGCCCTGTTCGAGGTCTACTACGATGAGATCATGACCGGCACTTTTGACGTGAAATCCAGCCTCATGGAGAAATCCGTGACCGGCATCTGCCGGACGATTCATGACGTGTACGAGCAGACAAAAGGCACCCTGTTTCTCTCACGTCGCAAGGCGACATTGGAGTTGGGCGCACAGAATGCCCTGGGGCGTCTGCTGGACCAGACCATGGCTGATGTCGATAAGTTCTGTCACGCCAGGCAGTCCGGTCTCAACGACAAGATCAAGGCGCTCATAGGCCCCGAGGCCATGGACGATATCTCCGGTGAAGACAGCCATTGCCAGTACAAGGTCATGATGACCATTGTGGACTACATCTCCGGCATGACGGATCACTATGCCACAAATCTGTGCCGAAAGCTGCTCGGGCTGGGATACTGA
- a CDS encoding methyl-accepting chemotaxis protein, producing the protein MLRNFGIKTRILALLILLILSTSLASGGFWWGMINLSSTGTSRAEEAMLDGYKRTLQYTVQTMVTKASAALALSEATGDARWNVLQSEIQKVRFGQSGYFFGYRTDGTCIAHGVKPSMIGQMRLNNKDVKGSMYIKEMMKKARDGGGFVTYWFPKPGEKEPSPKLSYVQLVPGTSDLLLATGVYIDEIDNKKAAIEEDLNSFTRTLVMWIGIAILIGLAVVVVPLCLLIAKSIVMPLAKCVDFAKEIAKGDLNHTLDDNSRDEFGQLSVAMDDMLTQLKSVVVNVQSSSASVAGGGMELTSAAESLSKGASNQAASVEEVASSMEEMTSNIQQSAQNSRQTEGIALKAAQDVEKGGTAVSSTVESMKQIAEKISIVEDIARQTNLLALNAAIEAARAGEHGKGFAVVAAEVRKLAERSGQAAGEISELSASSVRVAEEAGEMLAHMVPDIKRTAELIQEITAASNEQDAGASQINSAIQELDRVVQQNASASEEVASTSESLAAEAQQLQRAVSFFRVNDDKVAHTPQSLPEGDDGFDRF; encoded by the coding sequence ATGTTACGGAACTTCGGCATCAAAACCCGCATTCTCGCGCTACTTATTCTGCTCATTCTTTCAACGAGCCTGGCCAGTGGAGGGTTCTGGTGGGGTATGATAAACCTCTCTTCCACCGGAACCTCCAGAGCGGAAGAAGCCATGCTGGACGGCTACAAACGGACATTACAATATACGGTTCAAACAATGGTCACCAAAGCCAGCGCTGCGCTGGCCCTCTCCGAAGCCACGGGTGACGCGCGTTGGAATGTGCTCCAATCCGAAATTCAGAAAGTCCGCTTCGGCCAGTCCGGCTATTTTTTCGGCTACAGAACCGACGGCACCTGCATAGCCCACGGCGTAAAGCCATCCATGATCGGACAGATGCGTTTGAACAACAAGGATGTAAAAGGGTCGATGTATATAAAAGAGATGATGAAGAAGGCCCGCGACGGCGGCGGATTCGTCACCTACTGGTTTCCCAAGCCTGGTGAAAAAGAGCCTTCTCCCAAGCTCTCATACGTCCAGTTGGTGCCTGGCACCTCGGACCTCCTGCTGGCTACCGGCGTATATATCGATGAGATCGACAACAAGAAGGCAGCCATCGAAGAAGACCTGAACAGCTTCACGCGCACACTGGTTATGTGGATCGGAATCGCCATTCTCATCGGCCTGGCCGTAGTGGTCGTTCCGCTGTGCCTGCTCATAGCGAAGTCCATTGTCATGCCGCTCGCCAAGTGTGTCGATTTCGCCAAGGAAATCGCAAAAGGTGACCTGAACCATACCCTTGATGACAACAGCAGGGATGAATTCGGCCAGCTTTCCGTTGCCATGGATGATATGCTTACTCAGCTCAAGAGTGTCGTTGTCAACGTCCAGTCCTCCAGTGCCAGTGTGGCTGGTGGTGGCATGGAACTGACCAGTGCGGCTGAAAGCCTGTCCAAGGGCGCGTCCAATCAGGCTGCCAGCGTGGAAGAAGTGGCCTCATCCATGGAAGAAATGACTTCCAACATCCAGCAGAGCGCCCAGAATTCCCGTCAGACTGAAGGTATTGCCCTCAAGGCAGCTCAGGATGTGGAAAAGGGCGGGACAGCCGTGTCCTCCACCGTGGAATCCATGAAGCAGATCGCAGAAAAGATCTCCATTGTCGAAGATATCGCCCGTCAGACCAACCTGCTCGCTCTGAACGCGGCCATTGAAGCGGCGCGTGCCGGTGAACATGGCAAGGGATTTGCGGTGGTTGCAGCTGAAGTGCGGAAGCTGGCCGAACGAAGCGGTCAGGCTGCAGGAGAGATATCCGAGCTGTCCGCTTCCAGCGTCCGAGTGGCGGAAGAGGCGGGCGAAATGCTTGCCCATATGGTCCCGGACATCAAGCGGACTGCCGAACTTATTCAGGAGATCACCGCCGCCTCCAATGAACAGGATGCCGGAGCCTCCCAAATTAACAGCGCGATTCAGGAACTGGACCGTGTGGTGCAGCAGAACGCCTCTGCCTCGGAGGAAGTGGCCTCCACGTCAGAAAGCCTGGCTGCCGAGGCTCAGCAACTGCAACGGGCTGTAAGCTTCTTCCGCGTTAACGATGACAAGGTGGCGCATACCCCACAGTCGCTGCCTGAAGGGGATGACGGTTTCGATCGATTCTAG
- a CDS encoding glycine zipper domain-containing protein, producing the protein MRTLIALLLTVALMAGCQTTKAQNTAALGSLAGATVGALTFKNKISGAAIGAGAGLLVGYIVGNEMEKMDSYDRSQVSNTLETVPSGQTRQWTNPDTRMQYQAVPEPPRQDPHSGRIERDVTLRARMANGEMETVYAKAYRQPDGSWQLVQ; encoded by the coding sequence ATGAGGACTCTTATCGCTTTATTGTTGACGGTTGCTCTTATGGCAGGATGTCAGACCACCAAGGCGCAAAACACCGCTGCACTCGGCTCACTGGCCGGAGCCACGGTAGGCGCATTGACCTTCAAGAACAAGATCTCCGGCGCGGCCATCGGTGCCGGCGCAGGCTTGCTGGTCGGCTATATTGTCGGCAACGAAATGGAAAAGATGGATTCCTATGACCGGAGCCAGGTCTCCAACACACTGGAAACCGTACCTTCGGGCCAGACCCGTCAGTGGACCAACCCGGACACCCGCATGCAGTACCAGGCAGTGCCTGAACCGCCCCGCCAGGACCCGCACAGCGGCCGCATTGAACGCGACGTGACCCTGCGCGCCCGCATGGCAAACGGCGAGATGGAGACCGTCTACGCCAAGGCCTACAGGCAGCCCGACGGCTCCTGGCAGCTGGTCCAGTAG
- a CDS encoding flagellar biosynthesis anti-sigma factor FlgM gives MKGYDESRADRVADIETDKVFEDFEATQSDRLHREEQEERAQRIARLKAEVTAGSYEPDVMDIARLLTSAMDPTL, from the coding sequence ATGAAGGGTTATGACGAGAGCCGCGCTGACCGTGTGGCAGATATTGAGACCGACAAGGTCTTCGAGGATTTCGAAGCCACGCAGTCGGACCGCCTTCACAGGGAGGAACAGGAGGAGCGCGCCCAGCGTATCGCCCGGCTCAAGGCCGAGGTGACTGCCGGCAGCTACGAGCCTGACGTCATGGATATTGCGAGGTTGTTGACCTCGGCCATGGATCCAACGCTGTAG
- a CDS encoding PilZ domain-containing protein, translating into MAEICTLFILTDTPKTYGDEIYPEGTKAVFVKSIKVMLSHLKATHMAGLILEVDKVMHASRDDRNTLFNYAGVFPILRTKLNPRHGFVAYLDDKKSFFDNLFEAMGKRSRSHERKDVDLACCLAVENDPIITCPVSGAVMDVSQGGCHLVLSDVFPEEQFVHLRIDGLTGARPIFSSVRWTLQDPESGATAMGLMFIDLTDDQLQTIQEL; encoded by the coding sequence ATGGCTGAAATCTGTACCCTGTTCATACTTACGGACACACCAAAGACCTATGGTGACGAGATATATCCGGAGGGCACCAAGGCCGTGTTTGTGAAGTCCATCAAGGTCATGCTGTCCCATCTCAAGGCCACGCATATGGCCGGGCTGATACTGGAAGTGGACAAAGTCATGCACGCCTCGCGAGACGACCGGAATACCTTGTTCAATTATGCCGGAGTGTTTCCCATCCTGCGGACAAAGCTTAACCCCAGGCATGGATTTGTGGCCTATCTTGATGACAAGAAGAGCTTCTTCGACAATCTGTTCGAGGCCATGGGAAAACGCAGCCGGAGTCATGAACGCAAGGACGTTGACCTTGCCTGTTGCCTGGCCGTTGAAAACGACCCCATCATAACCTGTCCCGTTTCAGGGGCGGTCATGGATGTCTCGCAGGGCGGATGCCATCTTGTGTTGAGCGATGTTTTTCCTGAGGAGCAGTTTGTCCACCTGCGTATTGACGGGCTGACAGGTGCGAGGCCGATTTTTTCCAGCGTACGCTGGACCCTGCAGGACCCGGAAAGCGGCGCGACAGCCATGGGCCTCATGTTCATTGATCTGACCGACGATCAACTGCAAACCATACAAGAACTCTAA
- a CDS encoding MerR family transcriptional regulator, whose amino-acid sequence MSGKKVLSVAEIARELDLPESTVHYWKNRFAQHLPSIGRGRQKRFKPEAIEIFSTISRLLKEGHTARDVMDQLSHNYPLQADAIPATLQNDTPLVAPSDAMEPAMKMAAAIGLEIAKSVGEGIRSVLQPEGGTAPDVSDIRQGLEDAAERITISAAETEALKNENQVLKDKLAVMEAEMVRLRKDRREMEKYLLDKIKSVST is encoded by the coding sequence ATGAGTGGTAAAAAAGTGCTTTCCGTGGCTGAGATCGCCCGCGAATTGGATTTGCCCGAATCCACGGTCCATTATTGGAAAAACCGGTTCGCCCAGCATCTGCCCAGCATTGGGCGCGGTCGCCAGAAACGGTTCAAACCCGAAGCCATTGAAATTTTCAGCACCATCTCCCGCCTGCTCAAGGAAGGACATACCGCCCGCGACGTCATGGACCAGCTTTCCCACAACTACCCTCTGCAGGCAGACGCCATCCCTGCCACGTTGCAAAACGACACGCCTCTGGTCGCCCCCTCTGACGCCATGGAGCCAGCCATGAAAATGGCTGCGGCCATCGGGCTGGAAATCGCCAAGTCAGTCGGCGAAGGCATACGCAGCGTACTCCAGCCAGAAGGCGGGACCGCTCCCGATGTTTCCGATATCCGGCAGGGGCTGGAAGACGCTGCCGAGCGCATCACGATCTCCGCAGCCGAGACAGAGGCGCTCAAGAACGAAAACCAGGTGCTCAAGGATAAACTGGCTGTCATGGAGGCGGAAATGGTCCGTCTGCGCAAGGATCGCCGGGAAATGGAAAAGTACCTCCTTGACAAGATCAAATCTGTGTCTACTTAA
- a CDS encoding DoxX family protein yields MYDFLTGKHAYFAIRLIMGVLFIYAGVIKLTNPGGFAMTINLYGVVTWRMSTILAYVIPLIEVITGLCVVLDIKGALGVLVVQLLGFMCILLYALHIGLEADCGCFGTPRSTTNDPVGPLEAFIRDVCMLGACILLYWQRRKGGHVPRSATSLFSRS; encoded by the coding sequence ATGTACGATTTTCTAACCGGCAAACACGCATATTTCGCGATCAGGCTGATCATGGGTGTGCTGTTCATATACGCCGGCGTCATCAAGCTCACCAATCCGGGGGGCTTTGCCATGACCATCAACCTCTACGGGGTGGTCACCTGGCGTATGTCCACCATCCTGGCCTATGTCATTCCGCTCATCGAGGTTATCACCGGATTGTGTGTGGTGCTTGATATCAAGGGGGCGTTGGGGGTGCTTGTGGTACAGTTGTTGGGGTTCATGTGTATCCTGCTCTATGCGCTGCATATTGGGCTGGAAGCGGATTGCGGTTGCTTCGGCACACCGCGCTCAACGACCAACGATCCTGTTGGACCGCTGGAGGCGTTTATTCGTGACGTCTGCATGCTGGGCGCCTGCATCCTCCTGTACTGGCAGCGTCGCAAAGGCGGGCATGTCCCTAGATCCGCGACCAGTTTGTTTTCCCGGTCGTGA
- a CDS encoding glycosyltransferase — translation MAKSMHTICLIDAPPQLVDAFRMTGSTILTLAASPLPFFDLPKALEEHDCTPDLVLQVERLGVRSLLTGLDAVDCPLLFWCIDPHLNGHWHDSYARLFDLVCSTQKAWIPKIAGRGARDVRWLPWFGQEQEWMPWEEREHGLTFVGRITDQRPARKWMVEFLQERAAAFNPAIRDAVPFPKMMELYRNSRIIPNESIFGEVNFRLFEGASCGCMVLGQTIGSEQEELFEPGREMDTYSHIAELGEKLALYLSNDRLTRTMAKAAHARVRAEHLPEHRMQRIVDYAKNANRNRATGGEAAKWTALSVCSLWEAGQFASSVKEVLDLLDGVEKDGEVAAATLRVQAMAEMHPLLKTNTRALLAAKQYETVPELNLAASMAALRVDHFDGAKAFWYRHLEASEKRAAPPNDRKTLLTLWATDLQRRGMLVRPGFNFDPARHLPMTAAECLLAILADEPEDIPTLRMLDTILQPVMGTEQARVGFLSILTLHQRDEWRLALEIALANLRSYRLESGLEELQVAHEIARRQGQENAFLRVLKGRDPSGLLIRKITQKTS, via the coding sequence ATGGCAAAAAGCATGCACACGATCTGCCTCATCGACGCCCCTCCGCAGCTTGTGGACGCGTTCAGAATGACTGGCTCCACAATCCTGACTCTCGCCGCCTCGCCCTTGCCTTTTTTCGATCTCCCGAAGGCGCTTGAAGAGCATGACTGTACCCCAGACCTCGTCCTTCAGGTCGAACGCCTGGGGGTGCGCTCCCTGCTCACCGGGTTGGACGCGGTGGACTGTCCCCTGCTCTTCTGGTGTATCGACCCCCACCTCAACGGCCATTGGCATGACAGCTATGCCCGTCTCTTCGATCTCGTATGCTCCACGCAGAAAGCGTGGATTCCGAAAATCGCGGGCCGGGGCGCACGCGATGTGCGCTGGCTGCCGTGGTTCGGGCAGGAGCAGGAGTGGATGCCGTGGGAAGAGCGCGAACATGGACTGACTTTTGTGGGGCGGATAACGGATCAGCGCCCTGCCCGCAAATGGATGGTGGAATTTTTACAGGAGCGCGCCGCGGCCTTTAATCCGGCCATCCGGGACGCCGTACCGTTTCCCAAAATGATGGAGCTGTACCGCAACTCCCGCATAATCCCCAATGAATCCATTTTCGGCGAAGTGAATTTCAGGCTGTTTGAGGGCGCATCGTGCGGCTGCATGGTGCTCGGCCAGACCATCGGCAGCGAACAGGAAGAGCTTTTCGAGCCGGGCCGGGAGATGGATACGTACAGCCACATTGCCGAGCTGGGCGAAAAACTGGCCCTGTACCTGTCCAATGACCGCTTGACCCGAACCATGGCCAAGGCCGCCCATGCCCGTGTGCGCGCCGAGCACCTACCGGAGCACCGCATGCAGCGCATTGTGGACTATGCCAAAAACGCCAACCGCAATCGGGCCACAGGCGGTGAAGCCGCCAAATGGACCGCGCTCTCCGTATGCAGTCTGTGGGAGGCGGGACAGTTCGCCAGCTCGGTCAAGGAAGTGCTCGACCTGTTGGACGGGGTAGAAAAGGATGGAGAGGTCGCCGCGGCCACACTCCGAGTACAGGCAATGGCCGAAATGCACCCACTGCTGAAGACGAACACCAGGGCGCTCCTGGCCGCAAAGCAATACGAGACCGTGCCCGAACTCAATCTGGCCGCGTCCATGGCCGCGCTCAGGGTCGACCATTTTGATGGGGCAAAGGCCTTCTGGTATCGCCACCTTGAAGCGTCAGAAAAGCGAGCCGCACCACCGAACGACCGCAAGACCCTGCTCACACTCTGGGCGACAGACCTGCAACGGCGGGGCATGCTTGTTCGGCCCGGGTTCAACTTTGATCCCGCACGCCATCTCCCCATGACCGCGGCCGAGTGCCTGCTCGCCATTCTGGCGGACGAGCCGGAGGATATTCCCACCCTGCGGATGCTCGACACCATCCTGCAACCGGTGATGGGCACGGAACAGGCTCGTGTGGGGTTTCTCTCCATACTGACTCTGCATCAACGGGACGAGTGGCGTCTGGCACTGGAAATAGCTCTGGCGAACCTGCGCTCATATCGCCTTGAATCCGGACTTGAGGAGTTGCAGGTGGCGCATGAGATTGCACGGCGTCAGGGGCAGGAAAACGCCTTCCTTCGCGTCCTCAAAGGACGCGACCCCTCCGGTCTGCTGATCAGGAAGATCACACAGAAAACATCTTAG